The following DNA comes from Hemibagrus wyckioides isolate EC202008001 linkage group LG05, SWU_Hwy_1.0, whole genome shotgun sequence.
aataattatattttcctataacagcagcacATCCCCTAGTGTTATATTTCTTACAATACTAAAAGAATTACTCTCAGCCACATTAGATAAAGGAACCTTGGTTCTAAAGGGCATTTCAGGTGAAGGTTACGCACTGAGAAGTTCTGCTTTCTTCACCACAGCTTTAATGTAGTCTGGCCGCTGGGCGAGGGCTTTGTCCAGCAGGGTCTTAGCCTTCTCCTGGGTCATGGGGTCCTCCAGACACACAGTGGCCAGAATAGTAAGAGTCTGAGCGTTGGCACCGAGAGTCTTATAAATATTATTGGCCATGCCCATTGCCTCACGGATGCCATTGGATGCCAGGTAACAGTCAATCAGTcctaaggcaaaaaaaaaaaataatcaaaacacATCAGATATAAATCCCACCGAAGTGCAGTGTTAATTATTATGATATACCACTGATCATTTAAAGAATAATCCAATTATTCTCTATAGTCTGTGCAGAGTTATGCTCCTACCCTCGTAGCAGTCCAGACGGCACGGTGCCAGCCTCATGGCTTCCCTGAAGTGAATGATGGCCTCCTGCACTCGGCCCATATTGCGCAGCGCAGCACCTTTCAGAAGCAGAGCCTGGACGCTGTTACTGTTCAGCTGAATGGCTTTGGCCCCCAGGTAAAGTGCACGAGAATAGCGCTTACTGTAGAAACTGTGGCACCTGGATGacagaacaggaaaaaaaaaaatcatgaaaggATATAGATTAAAAAGGGCTTCTGCTATGGATGAGTGACTGGACATCAGTCATGGAAGGCAGAAAGTCATGATGCTGAAGTTGCATAATGACGGCCATGAAAAAGCTGCAGGTTCAGTTTAAAGAGGTGAATCCAAACACTTCAGGAAATGCAGAAATACGCTCGTAGCTTTTGACCGGTTGATCTTACTCACCCAGATATTACCCAGGGTTCCGCATGCTGATCCGAGATGTTAAACAGTCGACCACCGAGAACCTCCACATCCTCCAAGTGTCCTTCTCGAGCCATAAGGTAGCCGTACACATCCATGCCTAAGAACAAACACATCATCCGTCAGTGTTCATTCATCACAGCGTCCGAGCATATGATCTCTTCCTCCTTAGAAAGTTTGATACAGCCGTACAACTGCATACCTTTGATTAGATATGGGTCGAGCATCTGCGCTTGCTCGAATTTCAGGATGGCGTTCTTGGTGTCTCCGGCTCGGAAGTACACGTCTGCTAGGCTCACTAACAGATCCACGTTATCCCTCAGGAGAGACTTTTTCTCCAGGGAGCTGTAAGAGATAAACCAGTTTGAGAACATACATATAGCTTGTCTtagaaaattaaatgaaacCATCAGATTAATTGACAGAAACGCCATTAAACAAAACGTCAACACCCATTACGTGAAATGGAACTGCGACACTTTTTaagaacattttattcattagaccaaataaaataaattagccATGAGAAttaacacacatataaacacataaatataaataacacattCTTGTCCAAAGTttgcttattttgttttgcactggaGATATGCAGCTAACAAGTAAGTGGAGAAAGAGATTCCATTAAAAACTCTTTATGAAGTGGGCTCCTCACCAGATAGTATTGATGGCTCTGTGATTATCTCCTCCATGAATGAAGGCGTAGGCTTTGATCCAGACAGAGAGCCAGTCCAGGTTGGGGATACTCTGAATCACATCCATGGTCATGGAGGCCACCTCAGCTCCCttcacagacagagagagcagccCTGCAAACATccaaatacacacaactcatccTACTGAAAAATTCTGTACGTCTAGAGCTCAGTGCACGTATAGGATACAGGAAACACACCAATAATAGCGTCCAGTGCGAGAGGACACTGCCTCAGGACTTCCTTGTAGCTCGTGACCGCTGAACGCTCCTGTCCTGCCTTTCTATACAGGTTTGCCAGCATCATGTTGATCTGTTCGGATTGAAATATATCAAACAAAATGGAGTGAGTCGACATCATAGTAAGACATGAAGCGTTATCAGGTTTATCAGAGGAAATGATGGAAGACCTTGGGAGTCCTCTGCCTTGAGGGAATCCCATCCAAAACAGAGATGGCATCCTTGTCCAGCTTCAAAATGGTGTAACACTCTGCAATCTTGTACTTCACCTCAATCTCTGAAGGCAAGttctgcaataaataaataaataaataaacaaacaaacaaacaaacggtATGCTACTCTGGCTTTTATCAATCCACCCAAATCTTTAACGTTACTGAATATCGCATGTTATTCTATACTAAAAATCTGACCCGAGTTTCAAATCTTTAGTCAATATTTTCATCCAGATTTTCCTCACTTAACGGTTTCCTACATTACTAATACTAGTGGCACAAATAGGATTTTTAGTCTTTGCTTTAATTTACCCAAAGACAGGAATGTGACAGAGCTTTATTCAATTAGTCTGTCCTGTTCTTTGGCCACTTCATCAAATTGTTTTCAGAAAAGACC
Coding sequences within:
- the anapc7 gene encoding anaphase-promoting complex subunit 7, with the protein product MNVIDHVRDMAAAGLHSNVRLLSSLLLTMSTNNPELFSPAQKYQLLVYHADAIFHDKEYRNAACKYNMALQQKKVLSKTSKVRPSSTGGPSSVQTQNLPSEIEVKYKIAECYTILKLDKDAISVLDGIPSRQRTPKINMMLANLYRKAGQERSAVTSYKEVLRQCPLALDAIIGLLSLSVKGAEVASMTMDVIQSIPNLDWLSVWIKAYAFIHGGDNHRAINTICSLEKKSLLRDNVDLLVSLADVYFRAGDTKNAILKFEQAQMLDPYLIKGMDVYGYLMAREGHLEDVEVLGGRLFNISDQHAEPWVISGCHSFYSKRYSRALYLGAKAIQLNSNSVQALLLKGAALRNMGRVQEAIIHFREAMRLAPCRLDCYEGLIDCYLASNGIREAMGMANNIYKTLGANAQTLTILATVCLEDPMTQEKAKTLLDKALAQRPDYIKAVVKKAELLSREQKYDEGIALLRNTLANQSDCMLHRMLGDFLVAVNEYQEAMDQYSIALSLDPNDQKSLEGMQKMEKEESPTDATVEIDGDDMEGSGEEGDLEGSDSEAAQWADQEQWFGMQ